In one Methanobacteriaceae archaeon genomic region, the following are encoded:
- a CDS encoding NifB/NifX family molybdenum-iron cluster-binding protein, which yields MKIAVASSDGINADLHFGKADHFSIYEFNKEKAIFVERRNVSMTEGEKHQWKRPLDIIEDCEVVICVQAGMNGKFGLEQKGIKLVEDEGTVEEVLDHYIKHYKFMKKPI from the coding sequence ATGAAAATAGCTGTAGCATCTTCAGACGGAATTAATGCAGACCTTCACTTTGGAAAAGCAGATCATTTTTCCATATATGAATTTAACAAAGAAAAGGCCATTTTTGTTGAAAGAAGAAATGTTTCCATGACTGAAGGTGAAAAACATCAGTGGAAAAGGCCATTAGACATTATTGAAGATTGTGAAGTGGTTATATGTGTACAGGCCGGAATGAATGGTAAATTTGGCCTGGAGCAAAAAGGAATTAAACTGGTAGAAGACGAAGGAACTGTAGAAGAAGTTCTTGATCATTACATAAAACATTATAAGTTCATGAAAAAACCAATTTGA